A genomic region of Mus pahari chromosome 22, PAHARI_EIJ_v1.1, whole genome shotgun sequence contains the following coding sequences:
- the Topors gene encoding E3 ubiquitin-protein ligase Topors, whose translation MGSQPPPPGSPLSREEGEAPPLVPAEEGRRRSRRVRLRGSCRHRPSLLSRRELTSSGPADPAAASSEIMASAAKEFKMDNFSPKAGTSKLQQTVPADASPDSKCPICLDRFDNVSYLDRCLHKFCFRCVQEWSKNKAECPLCKQPFDSIFHSVRAEDDFKEYVLRPSYNGSFTNPEVRRFRYRTTMTRERSASLYSPSSTVSRRTTTPPDSGVLFEGLGISTRPRDVDIPQFMRQMALRGPTTTDERSLRKIQEQDIINFRRTLYRAGVRVRSIEDGGRYRDISAEFFRRNPACLHRLVPWLKRELTVLFGTHGSLVNIVQHIIMSNVTRYDLESQAFVSDLRPFLLNRTEHFIHEFISFARSPFNMAAFDQHANYDCPPSSEGSRSDSSVITISPDEAETQELDMNVSTVRQAPWDDETPGPSYSSSEQVHVGVSSLLNSSDSSDEELVSGVTTSQIQGVQTNDDVNNDSDSSSDNCVIVGFVKPLAERTPELVELSSDSEELGPYEKVETERTQEQEQSYSSGDSDVGRSSSPHSVLGKDEQMSKSHCDSDTRINSKKEEKRSTSLPAPRDSSSTRGDRVCSPYNHRHRKGGRSRSSDSRSQSRSGHDQRNHRKHHGKKRLRNKRSRSRESSSRPRARKDKKRSRTRDSSWSRRSQTLSVSSGSTSRSRSRSSDRGKRRSRSRNRDRYYLRNNYGSKYKWEYTYYSRNKDRDGYESSYRRRTLSRAHYSRQSSSPEFRIQSFSERTNARKKNHSERKYYYYERRRSRSVSSNRSRTTSTGPDRVRSEKPGGKRKYKTRHLEGTSEEAQPTQEFASKGKEGHYQKSKLDGSYKNESDSFSDSRSSDRETKHKRRKRRTRSLSVEIVYEGKATDTSKHHKKKKKKHKKKHKKHHGDNSSRSPVVITIDSDSDGDSEVKAGFECSNSSLPQPIQDEVLTPSSEAFETKDIVTIEDELGVLDKECDVTALTDDLSTSQTVENSDSPAVLVEQTLDVREESTFASDLESQSSNVSIQTEPSRPVPSPRTSLSSVSPGRD comes from the coding sequence ATAATGGCCTCAGCTGCTAAGGAATTTAAAATGGACAACTTTTCACCTAAAGCTGGCACTAGCAAACTGCAACAGACAGTACCAGCTGATGCATCTCCTGATTCTAAGTGTCCTATATGCTTGGATAGATTTGATAATGTGTCTTACTTAGATCGTTGCCTACATAAGTTCTGTTTTCGCTGTGTACAAGAGTGGTCCAAAAACAAAGCCGAATGCCCACTGTGTAAACAGCCCTTTGATTCTATTTTCCATTCTGTGAGGGCTGAAGATGACTTCAAGGAGTATGTCCTGAGGCCTTCCTATAATGGTTCCTTTACTAACCCTGAGGTTCGAAGGTTTCGCTACCGGACAACTATGACGAGAGAGCGGAGTGCCTCTCTTTATTCACCCAGTAGTACTGTAAGTAGGAGAACAACCACACCACCAGATAGTGGAGTACTGTTTGAAGGGTTAGGCATTTCAACAAGACCTAGAGATGTTGACATTCCTCAATTTATGAGACAAATGGCATTAAGGGGGCCAACTACTACAGATGAGAGATCTTTACGGAAAATTCAAGAACAAGATATTATTAATTTCAGGCGAACTCTTTATCGTGCTGGTGTTCGAGTTAGAAGTATTGAAGATGGTGGCCGCTACAGGGATATTTCAGCTGAGTTCTTCCGTAGAAATCCAGCTTGCCTTCACAGATTGGTTCCTTGGTTAAAACGTGAACTTACTGTTCTTTTTGGAACCCATGGTTCGTTAGTCAATATTGTCCAGCACATCATCATGAGTAATGTTACTCGCTATGATTTGGAGAGTCAGGCATTTGTGTCTGACTTAAGACCATTTTTGCTTAATCGAACTGAGCATTTTATACATGAATTTATCAGTTTTGCTAGATCTCCCTTCAATATGGCAGCTTTTGACCAGCATGCTAATTATGATTGCCCTCCTTCGTCTGAAGGCAGCCGTTCTGATTCTTCAGTCATTACCATATCACCAGATGAGGCTGAAACTCAAGAGCTAGATATGAATGTATCTACTGTTAGGCAGGCACCATGGGATGATGAAACTCCTGGACCATCTTATTCAAGTTCAGAGCAAGTGCATGTTGGCGTGTCTTCCCTTTTAAATTCTTCAGACAGTTCAGATGAAGAACTTGTCTCTGGAGTAACCACATCTCAGATACAAGGAGTACAGACCAATGACGATGTCAATAACGACAGTGATTCATCGTCAGATAATTGTGTCATTGTTGGGTTTGTTAAGCCATTAGCTGAAAGGACCCCGGAACTTGTGGAACTGTCTTCTGATTCTGAGGAGTTGGGCCCTTATGAGAAagtggagacagagaggacaCAAGAACAAGAGCAGTCCTACAGTTCAGGTGACAGTGATGTTGGCCGGTCGTCATCTCCACATTCTGTCCTCGGAAAAGATGAACAAATGAGTAAAAGCCATTGTGATTCTGACACAAgaataaactcaaagaaagaagagaaacgaTCTACATCATTGCCAGCTCCCAGGGACAGCTCATCTACAAGAGGTGACAGGGTATGCTCCCCATATAACCATAgacacaggaagggaggaaggtcGAGGAGTTCAGATTCCCGTTCCCAGAGTAGAAGTGGCCATGATCAGAGGAATCATAGGAAGCACCATGGGAAGAAAAGATTGAGGAATAAGAGGTCCAGAAGTAGGGAGAGCAGTAGCAGGCCTAGAGCAAGAAAGGACAAAAAGAGGTCAAGAACTAGGGATAGCAGCTGGTCACGAAGAAGCCAGACACTTTCTGTAAGTAGTGGAAGCACCAGTAGATCGCGGTCTCGTAGCAGTGATCGGGGCAAAAGAAGATCACGAAGCAGAAATCGAGATCgctattatttaagaaataattatgGAAGCAAATATAAGTGGGAATATACTTACTACAGCAGAAACAAGGACAGAGATGGGTATGAGTCATCGTACAGGAGGAGGACTCTTTCAAGAGCCCATTACTCTAGGCAATCTTCAAGTCCAGAATTTAGAATTCAGTCTTTTTCTGAAAGAACAAATGCGAGGAAGAAGAATCATAGTGAAAGGAAATACTACTATTATGAAAGGCGCCGGTCCAGGAGTGTGTCCAGTAACAGGTCGAGGACTACATCCACCGGGCCTGACCGCGTGAGGAGTGAGAAGCCGGGAGGGAAACGCAAGTACAAAACCCGGCATTTGGAAGGTACCAGTGAAGAGGCTCAACCGACTCAGGAGTTTGCTTCCAAAGGGAAGGAGGGTCATTACCAAAAATCAAAATTGGATGGTAGTTATAAAAATGAGAGTGACAGCTTTTCAGATAGCAGATcatcagacagagagacaaaacacaagaggaggaaaaggaggaccCGGAGCCTAAGTGTAGAGATAGTTTATGAAGGAAAGGCTACGGACACAAGCAaacaccataaaaagaaaaagaagaaacataagaAGAAGCATAAGAAACACCATGGAGATAATAGTTCACGGTCGCCGGTTGTCATAACCATCGACAGTGATAGCGATGGGGATTCTGAAGTAAAGGCAGGCTTTGAATGTAGCAATAGCAGTCTTCCACAGCCTATACAAGATGAAGTCTTGACTCCTTCCTCAGAAGCATTTGAAACTAAAGACATTGTCACAATAGAAGACGAGCTTGGTGTCCTGGACAAGGAATGCGATGTTACAGCACTTACTGATGACTTGAGTACCAGCCAAACTGTGGAGAACAGTGACTCCCCAGCAGTCCTAGTTGAACAGACTCTTGATGTAAGAGAAGAAAGTACCTTTGCCTCTGATTTAGAGAGCCAGTCCAGTAATGTGTCTATTCAGACTGAACCATCGAGACCAGTGCCATCTCCACGGACCTCACTGTCGTCAGTGTCTCCTGGTAGAGACTAA